One stretch of Pandoraea oxalativorans DNA includes these proteins:
- the dnaG gene encoding DNA primase gives MIPQSFLQDLLNRVDIVEVVGRYVQLKKGGANFMGLCPFHNEKSPSFTVSPTKQFYHCFGCGAHGSAISFLMEHAGLGFVEAVEELARNVGLDVPREAPLPGAPAPAAQRAQTLGLVDVMTRACDYYRKQLRAAPVAIEYLKRRGLTGEIAAHFGLGYAPEAWQNLEAAFENYRDDQLLEAGLVIESEKGEPGSTKRRYDRFRDRIMFPIRNTKGQVIAFGGRVLDKGEPKYLNSPETPLFSKGSELYGLFEARIGIRDAGYVLVVEGYMDVVALAQLGFPQAVATLGTACTPMHVQKLLRQTETVVFSFDGDAAGRRAARRALEACLPHADDNRSFKFLFLPSEHDPDSYVREHGTQAFADEVSRAMPMSQFLIGEVTAGKEMHQPEGRARALFEAKPLLQQMPANALRGQIIHALAERVGSSVEEVAELCELHIGAARRQNTWDKAPAKREKRRVVGTEHRALQNLLMFPALGNELTEEETRILREMGQHGEIFSEVLTLCREMGAQADFRYMSDRLRISPNWASFDDIIREILAFEENARDLMLFDPADEAQVERREEQIALRLTELRSAIRRLQYDRLCEALETLFKRASLTPDELRHAQALSRERDELKRWLATASTGGARS, from the coding sequence GTGATTCCCCAGTCGTTTTTGCAGGACCTGCTCAACCGCGTCGATATTGTCGAGGTGGTGGGCCGTTACGTGCAGTTGAAGAAGGGCGGGGCGAACTTCATGGGGCTGTGCCCCTTTCATAACGAGAAGTCGCCCTCATTTACCGTAAGTCCCACCAAGCAGTTCTATCACTGCTTCGGGTGCGGCGCGCACGGCAGCGCGATCAGCTTCCTGATGGAGCATGCCGGGCTCGGATTTGTCGAAGCTGTGGAGGAGTTGGCCCGCAACGTCGGGCTGGATGTGCCGCGAGAAGCGCCGCTGCCGGGCGCACCGGCACCGGCCGCGCAACGTGCGCAGACCCTCGGCCTCGTCGACGTGATGACGCGCGCTTGCGACTACTATCGCAAGCAACTGCGCGCCGCGCCGGTGGCCATCGAATATTTGAAGCGACGTGGATTGACCGGCGAGATTGCCGCGCATTTCGGGCTCGGTTATGCCCCGGAAGCCTGGCAGAACCTGGAAGCTGCGTTCGAGAATTATCGTGACGACCAGTTGCTTGAGGCGGGTCTCGTCATCGAGAGCGAGAAGGGCGAGCCGGGCAGCACGAAGCGACGCTACGACCGTTTCCGCGACCGGATCATGTTCCCGATCCGGAATACGAAAGGGCAGGTCATTGCCTTCGGCGGACGTGTGCTGGACAAGGGCGAGCCCAAGTATCTGAACTCTCCCGAAACGCCGCTCTTCAGCAAGGGAAGTGAGCTGTACGGGCTATTCGAAGCGCGCATCGGCATTCGCGACGCGGGCTACGTGCTGGTGGTCGAAGGCTATATGGATGTCGTGGCGCTGGCCCAGCTTGGCTTTCCGCAGGCAGTCGCAACGCTCGGCACGGCTTGCACGCCAATGCATGTGCAGAAGTTGCTGCGCCAGACCGAAACGGTGGTGTTCAGCTTCGACGGCGATGCGGCGGGGCGCCGGGCGGCGCGTCGTGCACTTGAGGCCTGCCTGCCGCACGCCGACGACAACCGGAGTTTCAAGTTTCTGTTTTTGCCGAGCGAGCACGATCCGGACAGCTATGTGCGCGAGCACGGCACGCAAGCGTTTGCAGACGAAGTCTCGCGCGCTATGCCGATGTCGCAGTTCCTGATCGGCGAAGTGACGGCGGGCAAGGAAATGCACCAGCCGGAAGGGCGGGCGCGTGCGCTGTTCGAGGCCAAGCCGCTGTTGCAGCAGATGCCCGCGAACGCGCTGCGTGGTCAGATCATTCATGCGCTGGCCGAGCGCGTGGGCAGTTCGGTCGAGGAAGTCGCGGAGCTTTGCGAGTTGCACATCGGCGCTGCGCGCCGTCAGAACACGTGGGACAAGGCGCCGGCCAAGCGCGAGAAGCGTCGTGTCGTCGGTACCGAGCATCGGGCGTTGCAGAACTTGCTGATGTTCCCGGCGCTGGGAAACGAATTAACCGAAGAAGAGACCAGGATTTTGCGGGAGATGGGCCAGCACGGCGAGATTTTCTCGGAAGTGCTGACGCTATGCCGCGAAATGGGGGCGCAAGCCGATTTTCGCTATATGTCGGATCGACTGAGGATTTCGCCCAACTGGGCAAGTTTCGACGACATCATCCGCGAAATTCTGGCATTTGAAGAAAATGCGCGGGACCTGATGTTGTTCGATCCGGCCGATGAGGCGCAGGTCGAGCGTCGCGAAGAGCAAATTGCGTTGCGTCTCACCGAGTTGCGTAGTGCCATCCGGCGTTTGCAGTACGACCGGTTGTGCGAAGCATTGGAGACGCTTTTCAAGCGGGCGTCGTTGACGCCCGATGAATTGCGCCACGCTCAGGCGCTGTCGCGGGAACGCGACGAATTGAAGCGATGGCTGGCTACGGCCAGCACAGGAGGCGCGCGAAGTTGA
- a CDS encoding GatB/YqeY domain-containing protein yields the protein MSLKERINEDMKTAMRAKAADKLGTIRLLLAAIKQKEVDERITLDDAATVAIVDKLIKQRKDSISQFQAAGRRDLADKEAAEVEVLMVYMPQQLSADEVAQAVKAAVAQTGAAGPQDMGKVMGVLKGLLAGRADMTAVSAQVKAALAA from the coding sequence ATGAGTCTGAAAGAACGCATTAACGAAGACATGAAGACGGCCATGCGTGCCAAGGCCGCCGACAAACTGGGGACCATCCGCCTGCTGCTTGCGGCAATCAAACAAAAGGAAGTCGACGAGCGCATCACCCTCGATGACGCGGCCACCGTTGCCATCGTCGACAAACTGATCAAACAACGCAAAGATTCCATCAGCCAGTTCCAGGCCGCTGGTCGCCGCGATCTGGCCGATAAGGAAGCCGCCGAAGTCGAAGTGCTCATGGTCTATATGCCGCAGCAACTCTCGGCAGACGAAGTTGCGCAGGCGGTGAAGGCGGCCGTGGCGCAAACGGGTGCCGCCGGGCCGCAGGATATGGGCAAGGTGATGGGCGTGCTCAAGGGTCTGTTGGCGGGCCGTGCCGACATGACCGCCGTGTCCGCGCAAGTGAAGGCGGCGTTGGCTGCGTAA
- a CDS encoding NAD(P)/FAD-dependent oxidoreductase, whose amino-acid sequence MEKFDVAIVGAGAAGLMCAAVAGQLGLRVVLIDHATRLAEKIRISGGGRCNFTNINAGAANYLSENPRFCRSALARYTPRDFLDLLKRHRIAWHEKHRGQLFCDESAEDVIEMLRNECAAGHVHWRMPCAVHTVAYADADAGAAHRYHLTTDAGHIAAKRLVIATGGLSIPKIGATDWGYRIARQFGLDIVEPRPALVPLMFDASTWAPFAGLSGLSLEVEVSTGKGKEAGSFLEDLLFTHRGLSGPAILQISSFWTPGQPITLNLAPTSDIEAALFDAKASSKRQLSNLLAQWVPARLADAWVANSGLSPQARVQELPDKALRSLAQAFSGWTLKPCGSEGWRKAEVTRGGVDTRALSSTTLEARAQPGLHFVGEVVDVTGWLGGYNFQWAWASAVACARAMSESIQAAKAADGALD is encoded by the coding sequence ATGGAAAAGTTCGATGTAGCGATTGTGGGTGCTGGCGCGGCCGGCCTGATGTGCGCGGCGGTGGCCGGGCAATTGGGCTTGCGCGTGGTGCTCATCGATCACGCGACGCGCCTCGCCGAGAAGATCCGCATCTCGGGCGGCGGTCGCTGCAATTTTACCAATATCAATGCGGGCGCGGCGAACTACCTGTCGGAGAATCCGCGTTTCTGCCGTTCGGCGCTTGCGCGTTACACCCCGCGCGACTTTCTCGACCTGCTCAAGCGCCACCGCATTGCGTGGCATGAAAAACACCGCGGTCAGCTCTTCTGCGACGAAAGTGCCGAAGACGTCATCGAAATGCTGCGAAACGAGTGCGCTGCGGGGCACGTGCACTGGCGCATGCCATGCGCGGTCCATACCGTCGCATATGCCGATGCCGATGCCGGTGCGGCACATCGCTACCATTTGACGACAGATGCCGGCCATATCGCGGCAAAACGTCTCGTGATCGCAACCGGCGGGCTGTCGATTCCGAAAATCGGGGCGACGGACTGGGGCTATCGGATCGCGCGTCAGTTCGGGTTGGATATCGTGGAGCCGCGACCGGCCCTCGTCCCGCTGATGTTCGATGCGTCGACCTGGGCGCCCTTCGCGGGACTGTCGGGTTTGTCGCTGGAAGTGGAGGTCAGCACGGGCAAAGGCAAAGAGGCGGGCAGTTTCCTTGAGGATCTGTTGTTCACGCACCGCGGTCTGTCCGGCCCTGCGATTCTTCAGATTTCCAGTTTCTGGACGCCCGGGCAGCCGATTACACTGAATCTCGCACCGACGTCAGATATCGAGGCGGCGCTGTTTGACGCCAAAGCGTCGTCCAAACGTCAATTGAGCAACTTGCTGGCGCAGTGGGTTCCGGCGCGATTGGCAGATGCCTGGGTTGCCAATAGCGGTCTCTCGCCGCAAGCACGCGTGCAGGAGTTGCCGGACAAGGCGTTGCGTTCGCTCGCGCAGGCATTTTCCGGCTGGACGCTTAAGCCTTGCGGCTCGGAAGGGTGGCGCAAGGCGGAAGTGACGCGCGGTGGCGTCGATACCCGCGCGCTGTCCTCGACCACGCTGGAGGCGCGCGCGCAGCCGGGGCTGCATTTCGTCGGGGAAGTGGTCGATGTGACGGGCTGGCTCGGTGGCTACAACTTCCAGTGGGCGTGGGCGTCGGCGGTGGCGTGTGCACGGGCGATGTCCGAAAGCATCCAGGCGGCAAAAGCCGCTGATGGCGCATTGGATTAA
- the tsaD gene encoding tRNA (adenosine(37)-N6)-threonylcarbamoyltransferase complex transferase subunit TsaD: MLVLGIESSCDETGLALYDTEAGLLSHALHSQIAMHREYGGVVPELASRDHIRRTLPLAEEVLAQAGKPLSAVDAIAYTQGPGLAGALLVGASVANALAFALERPVVGVHHLEGHLLSPLLAPDAPDFPFVALLVSGGHTQLMEVRAFGQYAMLGETLDDAAGEAFDKTAKLLGLGYPGGPAVSRLADFGTPGRFDLPRPMKHSGNLDFSFSGLKTAVLTQVRNLGGNVCEQEKADLARGFVDAIVDVLVAKSMAALKQTGMKTLVVAGGVGANAQLRAGLNEAARRRGFRVHYPDLAFCTDNGAMIAFAGAMRLKHWPDEADSEYAYTVRPRWDLADIVRSA; this comes from the coding sequence ATGCTGGTTCTAGGCATTGAAAGCTCCTGCGACGAAACCGGGCTCGCCCTCTACGACACCGAGGCCGGGCTGCTCTCGCACGCGCTGCATTCGCAGATTGCGATGCATCGCGAGTACGGGGGAGTGGTGCCCGAACTGGCGTCGCGCGACCATATTCGTCGCACCCTGCCCCTCGCCGAAGAAGTGCTCGCTCAAGCAGGCAAGCCGCTGAGCGCCGTCGACGCCATTGCCTATACGCAAGGCCCTGGTCTCGCAGGCGCGCTGCTGGTCGGGGCAAGTGTCGCCAACGCGCTCGCTTTCGCGCTCGAGCGTCCGGTCGTCGGGGTGCACCATCTCGAAGGCCATTTGCTATCGCCGCTGCTCGCCCCGGACGCCCCTGACTTCCCCTTCGTCGCCCTGCTGGTTTCCGGTGGCCACACCCAGTTAATGGAAGTCCGTGCGTTCGGACAGTACGCCATGCTCGGCGAAACGCTCGACGATGCCGCCGGTGAAGCCTTCGACAAGACGGCCAAACTGCTCGGGCTCGGCTATCCGGGTGGCCCCGCCGTCTCGCGTCTGGCCGACTTCGGCACGCCGGGACGTTTCGACCTGCCGCGCCCGATGAAGCACTCGGGCAATCTGGATTTCAGTTTCAGCGGCCTGAAGACGGCGGTGCTCACGCAGGTCCGCAATCTCGGCGGGAACGTCTGCGAACAGGAGAAGGCCGACCTCGCACGTGGCTTCGTCGACGCCATCGTCGACGTCCTCGTCGCCAAGTCGATGGCCGCGCTGAAGCAAACCGGGATGAAGACCCTGGTCGTCGCGGGTGGCGTGGGTGCCAACGCGCAACTGCGGGCCGGACTGAACGAAGCGGCACGACGCCGTGGGTTTCGCGTGCATTACCCCGACCTCGCGTTCTGCACCGATAACGGCGCGATGATCGCTTTTGCGGGCGCAATGCGCCTCAAGCACTGGCCGGACGAAGCGGATAGCGAATACGCCTACACAGTGCGCCCACGCTGGGATCTGGCCGATATCGTGCGAAGTGCGTAA
- the folE2 gene encoding GTP cyclohydrolase FolE2 has translation MNQMNPAFVMPDVQSTVDTRQIPIQRVGVRGVRHPLSVRLADGDVQATIGLFNLDVHLPADQKGTHMSRFVALLEANRDPMSVAGFRAMLASMLDKLEAEAGRIEVTFPYFISKTAPVSGVQSLMDYEVTLTGDVRNGETRVWLKVLVPVTSLCPCSKKISQYGAHNQRSHITIDVEIAGDIAVEELVRMAEEEASCELWGLLKRPDEKYVTERAYENPKFVEDLVRDVATRLNNEPRVAAYVLQAENFESIHNHSAYAVIERDKRVAA, from the coding sequence ATGAACCAGATGAACCCCGCTTTCGTTATGCCGGATGTGCAGAGCACCGTCGACACCCGGCAGATCCCGATTCAGCGCGTTGGTGTGCGTGGCGTGCGTCATCCGTTGTCGGTGCGTCTGGCCGACGGCGACGTGCAGGCCACCATCGGCCTGTTCAATCTCGACGTGCATTTGCCTGCCGACCAGAAGGGCACGCACATGTCGCGTTTCGTCGCCTTGCTCGAAGCGAATCGCGACCCGATGAGCGTTGCGGGCTTCCGTGCGATGCTTGCCAGCATGCTCGATAAGCTCGAAGCCGAAGCGGGTCGCATCGAAGTGACGTTCCCGTACTTCATCAGCAAGACGGCGCCGGTGTCGGGCGTGCAGAGCTTGATGGACTATGAAGTCACGCTGACCGGCGACGTGCGCAATGGCGAGACGCGTGTGTGGCTCAAGGTACTTGTGCCGGTCACGAGCCTGTGCCCGTGCTCGAAGAAGATTTCGCAATATGGCGCGCACAATCAGCGCTCGCATATCACCATCGACGTGGAGATCGCAGGCGATATCGCGGTCGAAGAGTTGGTGCGGATGGCGGAAGAGGAAGCGTCGTGCGAGTTGTGGGGGCTGCTCAAGCGCCCGGACGAGAAGTACGTGACCGAGCGTGCCTATGAGAACCCGAAGTTCGTCGAGGATCTGGTGCGTGACGTGGCGACGCGTCTGAACAACGAACCGCGCGTCGCGGCGTATGTGCTTCAGGCCGAGAACTTCGAATCGATCCACAATCACAGCGCCTATGCCGTGATCGAGCGCGATAAGCGCGTGGCGGCGTGA